From one Actinomyces sp. Marseille-P3109 genomic stretch:
- a CDS encoding DUF817 domain-containing protein, with amino-acid sequence MPETVRLPLSRWRLLPRRLVQFALLELACCAFAIAIFAGLAVSALIWNHADPPIARYDALMIYVVVVQIAFVALKQETWRELGVICAFHLIGLALEVFKVHTGSWAYPDAGVVRIGGVPVFSGFMYASVGSYICQAFRRLDLHVGGFRWWPVSLLAVAAYLNFFTHHVIIDLRWGITAGFLIALWGSAVHFTVGGDRYWMPTTVAFILIGGFLWLAENLATALSAWRYPDQADGWHLVHAGKFGSWALLISLSFVLVAAVKAKEGTLYGRGLPRVMRRSLRITET; translated from the coding sequence GTGCCTGAAACCGTGCGCCTTCCGCTGAGTCGGTGGCGGCTACTCCCCCGCCGCCTGGTCCAGTTCGCCCTCCTGGAACTGGCCTGCTGCGCCTTCGCCATCGCCATCTTCGCCGGGCTCGCGGTCAGCGCCCTGATCTGGAACCATGCGGATCCTCCGATCGCCCGCTACGACGCCCTCATGATCTACGTCGTCGTTGTTCAGATCGCCTTCGTCGCCCTGAAGCAGGAGACCTGGCGCGAGCTCGGCGTCATCTGCGCCTTCCACCTCATCGGGCTGGCGCTGGAGGTATTCAAGGTCCACACCGGCTCCTGGGCCTATCCGGACGCCGGGGTGGTGCGCATCGGCGGGGTGCCGGTCTTCTCCGGATTCATGTACGCCTCTGTCGGCTCCTACATCTGCCAGGCCTTCCGACGCCTCGACCTGCACGTGGGCGGCTTTCGGTGGTGGCCGGTGAGCCTGTTGGCCGTGGCCGCCTACCTCAACTTCTTCACCCACCACGTCATCATCGACCTGCGCTGGGGCATTACCGCCGGTTTCCTCATCGCCCTGTGGGGAAGCGCCGTCCACTTCACTGTCGGCGGGGACCGCTACTGGATGCCGACGACGGTGGCCTTCATCCTCATCGGGGGATTCCTCTGGCTGGCGGAGAACCTGGCCACGGCGCTGAGTGCCTGGCGCTACCCCGACCAGGCCGACGGCTGGCACCTGGTGCATGCCGGCAAGTTCGGCAGCTGGGCACTGCTCATCTCGCTCAGTTTTGTGCTCGTCGCCGCCGTCAAGGCGAAGGAGGGCACCCTCTACGGACGCGGTCTGCCGCGCGTGATGCGCCGGAGCCTGCGCATCACCGAGACCTGA
- a CDS encoding DUF5926 family protein produces the protein MSKKKRQGRRPAGAGQSARPRKQSIEFVARPFAGLPAEEDLVAMAQIIPAATATVRLTEEYGGGQVQLVTLLPEFVQGLKRSDGEVLVAMQTSMHSGDASRDVAAALLATLELPEGQALRSDGLPEPGPRLQDVLDTSEPPVISVRETFDFWVDPQAAGNNEQTRQVIEEAIERAKDEIAPTRPVPGVEHAYWCRLGAKEFVRWVRGEDEDEFFNAFARIHAARESDLEEGARFVGAFRANGVAIPVWELVPGTEAEELTKPLQAMGKRLDAALADESPLTPEVRRAKAGIISRQVNL, from the coding sequence ATGTCGAAGAAGAAGCGCCAGGGGCGCCGTCCGGCCGGGGCCGGCCAGTCGGCCAGGCCCCGCAAGCAGAGTATCGAGTTCGTCGCCCGACCCTTCGCCGGTCTCCCGGCGGAGGAGGACCTCGTGGCGATGGCCCAGATCATCCCGGCCGCCACGGCCACGGTGCGCCTGACCGAGGAGTACGGCGGCGGACAGGTCCAGCTCGTCACGCTCCTGCCCGAGTTCGTCCAGGGGCTCAAGCGCTCCGACGGCGAGGTCCTCGTGGCCATGCAGACCTCCATGCACTCCGGGGACGCCTCCCGCGACGTCGCCGCCGCGCTCCTGGCCACCCTCGAGCTGCCCGAGGGCCAGGCGCTGCGCTCCGACGGCCTGCCCGAGCCCGGCCCGCGCCTCCAGGACGTCCTCGACACCAGCGAGCCGCCGGTCATCTCCGTGCGAGAGACCTTCGACTTCTGGGTCGACCCCCAGGCCGCCGGCAACAACGAGCAGACCCGCCAGGTCATCGAGGAGGCCATCGAGCGGGCCAAGGACGAGATCGCTCCGACCCGGCCCGTGCCCGGCGTCGAGCACGCCTACTGGTGCCGCCTGGGCGCCAAGGAGTTCGTGCGTTGGGTGCGCGGGGAGGACGAGGACGAGTTCTTCAACGCCTTCGCCCGCATCCACGCCGCGCGCGAGTCCGACCTGGAGGAGGGGGCACGCTTCGTCGGCGCCTTCCGGGCCAACGGCGTGGCCATCCCGGTGTGGGAGCTCGTGCCCGGCACGGAGGCCGAGGAGCTCACCAAGCCGCTGCAGGCCATGGGCAAGCGCCTCGACGCCGCACTGGCGGATGAGAGCCCCCTGACCCCCGAGGTCCGCCGCGCCAAGGCCGGCATCATCTCCCGCCAGGTCAACCTCTGA